The Dasypus novemcinctus isolate mDasNov1 chromosome 2, mDasNov1.1.hap2, whole genome shotgun sequence genome contains the following window.
CCAGCCATTTTGCCAGATGGTCCTCTTCTTGGAATTTGGTGCAATTCAACAGATGTTCATAAAAGTCCTTCTGTGGTAGGACCAGGGAGTCTGACGTGGTGATGCCCATGAATCAGAACCACCAGGAACTCAGCATACTCAAACTACATTGGGCTTATTGATGTTTGCTCAGTAGGGAGACTACACCCTGAGGGACCATGGAGTGGCTCAGTAAGAGGGTGTTAGATGGGGCTTACACTAGGACTTCAGGACATACTTCTGGGGAAGATGCAGGAAGATATCAGAAGAGTAGGGAGCTTCAGGGCTCAGTCCTTTACCAAAACCacaattaaacaggcaggaactgtctgaaacaactatttttaaactccagaggccagaagaacactgtatagCATCCATGGAAAAGCAGGAGAAAGTGGCTGataattatggtaaagaactgtAAACTGCTCTCTCCACTGTGGCAGCTACCGGTACCTACCCCTAATCCCCATGGCAGGCCGCCTTgaggtccagtccctggctagcttgctggcaacagaaagggacataaaaatcttcCTCCCCGCTGCCCTGGATGGCacctcgggggtaatcaccggacatcgtggatcctcacagggcccactggatggaatggaggagagtatgggccatgatgtggaccattgtatatgaggtgcagaggtacccaaagatgtacttaccaaatccaatggatgtgtcatgatgatgggaacgagtgttgttggggggggagagggggggtgggggggtggggttgaatgggacctcacatatatatttttaatgtaatattattacaaagtcaattaaaaaaaaaaaaatcttcctccCCAAGAACAGAGAAGTGCGGCAATCACAGATCACAGTTTTTGACTAGTGAATTTGGATCATTgggtcctggctctgagggcaggtaTTGTTTCAACCAGTCCCAGACAAAGGCAGCAGCAGCCATTATTTCAACTCTTCCTGGACAAGGGTGgtagtggagatttaaagacacagggcagaggagcagatatagctcaagcaggtgggcacccgcctcccatgCGGGAAGTCGcaggcttggttcccagtgcatcctaaagaagatgtgcaagacagcaagctgactcaaTGAACTGATGTAATGAgctgcaatgagatgatgcaacaaggagatccaatgagagacacaacaagcagggagcagatgtagctcgattgattgggtgcctccttcctacatgggaggtccccggtttggttcccattgcctcctaaaagaagatgagtagatgcagagagcacacaaagaacagacacagagagcagacagtgagcacacaTAAGCCATCCTAAGGACTGCAGGGAAAAGTTAGCTGAAAGGCTGCATTTGCTGAGCAGGTCAGgagagctcagctttggggagccaccAGAGAATTTTTGGTGCCCTTCCTAAACCCATCCACAGGGTACTTTGGAGCCGATCTGTACcctctttgtgggtccctggccctgttttggcagGAAAAGACAGAAATGAGAAATATTCCCTGGGGTAACCCTCTTCCTAGAATTTACCCTCCAGACAAAGCAGTGTGAGATAATGAAAGgagtgttaaaaaaacaaaacaaaacaaaacaaaacaaaactacaaaaacAGATAGTCTGTTTCAAATGCCTACTGGCTTCAGatacccaggagagggaggtttGTCCCGTGGGAAACAGAGGAGCCAActaaactcctgtaaacaggggaaccccaaaacaactaacaagcaaaaccCCAGGACAGGACAGAGGCCCAGCAAGACAGAGGAAACCCCGCACAGTACATTTGCCTTAGGCAGACCTTCCTGACAGGAGGgatgaagctcaagaaaatctccgtcgtatcaccagctggttacaaaaccaagaaatagaCACCCCAGGGAATGAATCCCAGAGGaaacacttaaaatataaaaatgtacagtttgCAACTACAGAGTATAAAAGAAAGCCCTACAGGCAATGCtacagggagttcttcagactgaaaggaaaggacactagactgtGGTTCAAAGTAGCATAAACAAAGACCTGTGGTAAAAGTAACGATTTGGGTAATTAAAATACCTGTATTCTTGTATTGCTTGGTATGTAAATGCATTTTTCACTTCCTACCagtgctaaaatacaaatgccCAAAAATTCATGATAAATCTAGGTGTTGGACATAAAATGTGCAAAGACATAAGTGCTAACTACAAACACTGGTGGGGGCACAGAGGgttataggaaaagtatatgcaCATGGTATTAAAGTTAAGGGTTGGTACAGTCTGCCCTACACGCAGTCATAGTCTAGAGGgacagacagacaataaacagatCAGTACTTTATTCAGCAggaaacagacaaagaaatagGGAGAGGCCCGGGTGGTCAGGGAGGCTTCCTAGAGAGGAGCAGGAGTCGGTCAGGGCAAAGGGAGAGAGGGACCTTCCAGGCAGGAAGAGCAGCAGGTCCAAGGGGTCTTTCTGGAAAATGCaatccaaggaacagagaaataaTTTAAGAGATTTAAATAATTAACAGAGATTTAAGAAAGAGGGGTAAGCAGGACGCAGGCCACAGAAGAGGTTGGGCTTTTATGGGGAGCAAATGCACAGACTTTTAAGCAGGGCGGTGACATGCTCAGACTTGTTTTTAGAATGATCGCTCTGGCTGTCGTGCAGAAAGTGGAACAGAGGAAGGCAGAACAAGATGACAGAGTGTGAACCAAGGGCCATAACACTGGTTgaaaggtggggggtgggaggtagatAAGGAAGCAGGTCAAGAGGAGTCAGGGAGAAGCCCAGGGCTCTGACAGCCTCATCATCACGAGCACAGGGAGGGCCCGAGAGCTCTACGAGTTTCTGGATTATACCTCCCCACCGCCTGCTCCCCAACCTACCACCTGACCCCCATATGCTATCTACCTCTCCCTCAGATcaccctccatccccccacaCTGAGAACCCCAAAGAGGCAACTCTCTTCCCTATCCTCTACCAGAGGGCGCCCTCAATCCCACTTCTCACCTGTATTTTTCCCCATAGCATATGACACTTTCTCATATACCTAAGGTTTCATTTATCTGCTTGTCTGCCTTCCCCACTGGGATGTAAGTGCCACAACAGAggtatttttgtctgttttattccaccccccaccacctAAAATAGCACCTGGTACCTGGCAGCCcctcaaaaaatatttcttgaatcaTTTTGAGTAAGAGATGGAATTAATAATCCAGAGAAGGGAACAGTTCTGGACTCAGGTTTCAAGCAAGTGGTAGACGTGGTCAGGTCCCCTCAGGACCCAGGAATCTTACTGTAACAGACTTGTGGGGTGATCAGGGGTGGTTCTGGGGCCCTTGGAGGAGAGTCAGGGAATCCCCTCTCTCCTCTGACACTATGTCCCAGTGTAGCGCTGCTTGAGAAGCACGGAGAAGATGTCAGGGCCTCACCATCGTTAATACTGTCCTTGCCTAAAACTGCACCTGCTGTCTATTTTCTAGCTGAACGGTAGAGCAACTATCACCAAAGCCGTAGGAACACTACAGCTACCAAAAACAGGAGAAGATGTCGATCCCCACACCAAGTGTCATGTGGCAGGATGGGGAAGTACCAAAAAGAACTCATGTGGAATTTCGGATACCTTGAGAGAAGTCAATGTCACCGTGATAGACCGCAAAATTTGCAATAATGCAAAGCACTTTAATTTCAAGCCAGTTGTTGAGAACAACATGATCTGTGCTGGTGGCGGAAAAGGTGAAGATGATTCATGtgaagtaagtaaataaaaattcaaataatttctGGTATAGGAAGTAAAGTTGAAATAGAATGCCTAGAAAGAACAGAGGGCAtgcttgttatttctttcatgtATAAGTCCAGCAAGGACTCTTGCTTGGCAATGGTGTGGTGGTGTGCTTCTTTGTCCAGTATGCAACCTTCCACTCCAGCAGCATTCCCTTTTTACTACTGATAATTCTCAGGATACCATTTACCAGCCAGCCATTCATGACTGCTCTGCAGCCTTCTCAATAATGATAACGACAACTGGCATTTATCAGGTGCAAGGAACTGTGCCAAATTCTATACTCTCTTATACCATTGAATCCTCAGATAACCCCATGAGGTAGGCACAATTACTATCATCCCTATTCTACAGAGGAGGAAGTCAAGGCATGGAAAGTTACTTACCTTCCCTAAGTTAATAGCCTGGCTCTCATTGGGATGGACCCAGGCCTTCAGACTCTCAACTCCTGCACTGTTCTACCTCTCATTGTGCCAAGAACAGGCTTTGCCAggcatattagtcagccaaaggggtgctgaatgCAAAATGccagcaatctgttggcttttataaagggcatttggggcagaagcttacagttaccaggccataaagcgtaagttatttccctcaccaaactctgttgccatgtgttggagcaagatggctgctgatgtctgcaagggttcagtctccctcttcctcttaagggtccatggtcccagtttcttccaatatcagctgtaggctgggataagactcgtctctctccaggctcagctgctctgctctctctacaaggccagctataaactatgaGGCAAAtgcgtctctcttcccagggcctctgccatgtctaatggagccttctctctttcctcacacatCTGCTTCTCCAATATGAAAACTCTAACCTCCCTTCTTTgctgtgcagtttctctgtgagtcaccACACACCATGGGGGCAGGAACTCaagggcccaatcaaagccttaatcattatttaatcaaggaaaagtaaaacctctgaatccaatataatctaatatacccagaggaacagaccagtttacaaacataatccaatatctatttttggaattcataaacaatatcaaacgtCTATACCAGGGTTTGAGCCTACTTAGAATGCATAATCTAGAAATGGTTTACGACAGAACATTAAATGGGGCTGATGAGTCATGGAAGGAAAATCCCTAAAAATTGTTTGAAAGTCTGAGGTGGCTTAGCTAGTGACTTTCAGAGAAGGGAATAATTGAGATCCCATTTCACACCTTCTTGTATGAGTTTCTTAATCTAACACATATTGGCCACAAAAAGGGTTCAGAGTTAGACAGGAGACAATAATTTTTCACTATTAAAGTTTTCCTTTGttgttctttctttgttttactgTTGAAAATATGTTTACATACCTTATCCAGAATTccctttttcaaaaagaaaatgattagaaCGAATAAACAAATTAGTGTTCATCGATGTTGAGGAAAGACAATAGATTTTAAATTATCCTTTAAATAAGGaaagaatgcatgaatgaatgaataaacatatcATCTTTGCAAAgcactcatattttaaaatacttctcTGTTTCAGGGGGATTCTGGAAGTCCTCTGATATGTAACAACATTTTCAGAGGTGTCACTTCCTTTGGGAAGTGTGGTGACCGCAAGAAACCTGGTGTCTACACTCTCCTTACCAACAAATATCTCAACTGGATAAGGAAAACCATCGGAGGAGCCATGTGATGTTCCTTCCTCAAAGTAGAAAGCTGAGGTAGCCACCTGGAGATGTCAATCAAAGGAAATTTTCACTTGTCCCGTCTCAAGAAGCACTCAACAATCCTCTTCACTCTGTGTACAAATTACAGCTTGTCTAAAAAACTTtgccaatgaaagaaattgcttcCTGCTTTCACACCTATGTGATTAGCTAAGGCTGCATCATCACATTTACTCTCTATCCCTTGAGAAAAACTTCCCCagttcagttattctttcctttattcagAATTTTAGGACTGTCAACTTTGTGtgtgattttaaaagaaagtcaATCCCAGGAAAAGTTAGAATATTCATCAATAGAGAGAGCCCCAAAATATCTGAGGCCCTCAGAATTTAGAACCCAGTATTCCACTCAGTGTGGGAGTTGGGGGAGAGATGAGTGGGAACTTTGACTTCTTATTATATGCTTCTGTATACTTTACATCTttactaaatttttaattatgaagATAGTGAAAAGTATTCCATGCATGCTTTAGATATTTGGAAAATTTAGAAGCTAGTAGTAATTTGGAGCAATTACATCGCTTATTAATTCCAAATAGGCTGAAGTTTTATAAGCCAATATGCTTCAGTTCAGCCAGCATCCTGATGTATGTTTTCCCTTAGCTAGTCAATTTATACATGCACACACTAAAGCTTAATTTTATGTCATTCTCAATAAATTGCAATACACAATAGAAAAATGGCTACTTAAACCATCTATCATTTATATCTCTTATTTCGGTGTGCTTTTTCTTCAAAGAGCTGATTTACAATAAATTCATTCTCTAATAATTCTGACTGACTTATCTATTTTAATTCATACAACATTCTTGggggcctactgtgtgccaggcattatgcCTCTCACTTTTAATATGGAGGGGACTCAGGATCACTGTCCACAAAGTGCTTGAAGTCTCGTAGGAAACAAGGAGAATAGCATAAATAAGAGGACATCTACTTCCAGTTCTGAAGAACAGATAGCAGAGCTAGGCTGTCTACTGTGTTAAGAAGGTGATGCGGGTAGGGAGATAGATGTATTTCACACTCCCAGCAGCCATCACAATTAGCCCCAAGAGTCTTCCTCCTGAGATCTGCCCTATATTTAGATAGACCCATACAAATTCTGGATTCCTAACTGAAATTGCCACAGATATCACAACAGCCCGGTGGAAAGAATACTGGCCTAAAAGTGAGACACCAGCTTCATCACTAAAATGTTCTAAGACCTTGAGCAGGGAGTTAGTCTGTGCCTCCATTTTCACAACTGTGAACTAGAAATAGTTATATGAAAGGGTCTAAAATGAGGTAACCCTAGTATTTAAGGTCAAATTGTCCACCTTACATTTTATACCCagtaggatggctataataaaaactTGGAAAATAGCAAATGTTAACAAAGATATGGAGAACTTACacccctcatacattgctggtgggaatgtaaaatggtacagccaatgtggaaaacagtttggcagtttctcaaaatgttaaacatagcattatcatatgatccagcaattccacccaTAAGTATCTattcaagagaattgaaaaccaTGTTCACATAAACACTTATCACTTAtaaatgaatgttcatagcagcattactcataatgccaaaaagtaaaaacaacccaaatgtccatctactgacgaatcaataaacaaaatgtggtatagccacgcaatggattattattcaaccataaaaagagggaaacggacttggcccaatggatagggcatccacgtaccacataggaggtcctcggttcaaaccccaggcctccttgacccatgtggagctggcccatgcacagtgctgatgcgcacaaagaatgccatgccacgcaggagtgccccccacataggggagccccacggacaaggagtgtgccccgaaaggagagccacccagtgcaaaagaaagtgcagcctgcccaagaatggcgccacacacggagagctgacacaagatgatgcaacaaaaagaaacacagattcccggtgctgctggtaaggatagaagcggtcacagaagaacacacagataatggacacagaaagcagacaaccggggggaagggggagaaaggaagagaaataaataaataaataaataaataaataataaagatgtactgttacatgctacaacatggatgaatctcaaacgTATTACGCTACATGAAAGAAGACAGGCACAAAAggctacatattttatgattccttttatgtaaaatgtccagaataattGATAAGAGATGAAAAGTAAATTAATGGTTTACAGATGATGGGGGGGCGGAATTTGTAGGTATGGAGTGATGGAAATCTTCTGGAATCTTTTGGGGGTGaaggaaatgttctggaattttaaaatgttgatggtTGTATGACTTTGTGAATTTATTaaaaaaccactgaattacacCCTTTGAATTGGTGGACTTTTTGGTATGTGAATTtgtctcaaataaaaaaatagagtagTCTGTCCTCTGAGACTGAAATTAGTGCCAGCAGTTTTAAATGGCTGCACAGCCCCTACCACAGGGGATTTGTAAAGGTGCTGCCAAAGAGACTTGAGAAGGACACTGGTCACATGGTGTATCCCAAAGGCATCTCTGAGACTGAAAGATAATTAAAGAAAGCTCTGCCTTAAACTAATACTCTCTAAAATCACTAATATGTCTGAGGAAAGGAGACTTTACAGGAAAGGTAGATTTGTTTCTGGAAAAAGAGGAATAATGATTAAATATTTGTCAGTGCTTGCTCAGGGTATTTCCAAGATTCTGGAGGCCTGTTGTCAGTTCCTTCGCTAGAGAGATCAATAGAACAGGAAGGGGAAA
Protein-coding sequences here:
- the LOC101447612 gene encoding granzyme A encodes the protein MWVTEVMKVPFPFCFPTAMFLLISGVFPETCKGIIGGNKVPPHARRYMALIKGLEICAGALIQENWVLTAAHCDLKGKPQIILGAHSLSHEEKDKQTFSIKKAISYPCYDPETYEGDLQLLQLNGRATITKAVGTLQLPKTGEDVDPHTKCHVAGWGSTKKNSCGISDTLREVNVTVIDRKICNNAKHFNFKPVVENNMICAGGGKGEDDSCEGDSGSPLICNNIFRGVTSFGKCGDRKKPGVYTLLTNKYLNWIRKTIGGAM